The proteins below are encoded in one region of Candidatus Methylacidiphilales bacterium:
- a CDS encoding tetratricopeptide repeat protein, producing the protein MKKILFQIKTAGLVPVLSVILLVSAHAGLPDTSVFENSNRAYSEGKFDDAIQGYEELIQKKTLSSSILLNLGNAYYSKGDVGRAVLQYERALLMDPSDPDVQANLENVRKKAGLAAPPEPEWGRLFLFCSLNTWAWIGFTSLLILALSSLLNGLWLNFGKPGSSPQAVCRALFFCGIVLLLLSASGMLFQTSQLNRGVVVASEAPVKVSPFDTAANVSSLHGGETVQTLKRYGNFLYVESYSGSKGWISSSLVEPVLPSS; encoded by the coding sequence ATGAAAAAAATCCTGTTCCAAATCAAAACTGCAGGGCTTGTGCCGGTATTGAGTGTCATACTGCTCGTGTCCGCCCATGCCGGACTGCCAGACACAAGCGTCTTTGAAAATTCAAACCGCGCCTATTCTGAGGGAAAGTTTGATGATGCCATCCAGGGCTATGAGGAATTGATTCAGAAGAAAACGTTGTCGTCATCGATCCTGCTGAACCTCGGGAATGCCTATTACTCGAAGGGGGATGTCGGCCGCGCGGTGCTGCAATACGAGCGCGCGCTGCTCATGGATCCATCCGACCCCGATGTGCAGGCAAACCTTGAAAACGTCCGGAAAAAAGCCGGACTGGCCGCCCCGCCAGAACCGGAGTGGGGCAGGCTGTTTCTTTTCTGCAGCCTGAATACCTGGGCCTGGATCGGCTTTACTTCGCTCCTCATCCTTGCGCTGTCCTCCCTGCTCAACGGCTTGTGGCTGAATTTTGGGAAACCCGGTTCATCGCCGCAAGCGGTGTGCCGCGCCCTGTTTTTTTGCGGGATTGTACTGTTGCTGCTCTCTGCGAGCGGAATGCTGTTCCAAACCTCACAACTCAACCGCGGGGTTGTCGTGGCCTCCGAAGCGCCGGTCAAGGTTTCACCGTTTGATACCGCTGCGAACGTCTCCTCTCTGCACGGGGGCGAAACCGTGCAGACATTGAAACGATACGGCAATTTTTTGTATGTGGAAAGTTACAGCGGAAGCAAGGGCTGGATATCCTCGTCCCTCGTCGAACCCGTCCTGCCATCTTCGTAA
- a CDS encoding dihydrolipoamide acetyltransferase family protein: MADIIEMPKLSDTMTEGTVVKWLKNVGDKIGSGEVIAEIETDKATMDLEAFDSGVLLKIVAPAGARVACKAPIAVIGEKGENADEALAKAPAPAPSAQAKPAPAAYAHAPVAAPVEVSSPKQETLGGRIKASPLAKKVAAELNVILSSLTGSGPGGRIVKKDVLGAGQNRGGGGGWFHPSGPVAQDGLIPLTNMRRTIARRLQESKQQIPHFYTEMEVDMAACIKLREELNARLEKQPQPAKISFNDFVLKACAQAIRKVPSINSSFGEEAIHQHGSVDLAFGVAIPGGLITPIIRNAQDKNLKQISIEARELAGRAKEGKLNPQEYSGGTFTVSNLGMFGVDWFSAIVNPPQAAILAVGNIVKKPVVNEHDQIVIGYRMSLVLSADHRVVDGADGAKFLTEVKALLEVPGLLLV, from the coding sequence ATGGCCGATATCATTGAAATGCCCAAACTGAGCGATACGATGACCGAGGGAACGGTTGTCAAGTGGCTCAAAAACGTAGGGGACAAAATCGGAAGCGGCGAGGTGATTGCCGAAATCGAGACCGACAAGGCCACGATGGACCTTGAGGCCTTTGACTCCGGTGTTCTGCTCAAAATCGTCGCCCCTGCGGGCGCGCGGGTTGCCTGCAAGGCCCCTATCGCGGTCATTGGCGAAAAAGGGGAAAATGCCGATGAAGCTTTGGCCAAAGCGCCCGCTCCGGCGCCGTCAGCCCAGGCCAAACCGGCCCCTGCTGCCTATGCTCACGCTCCGGTTGCCGCACCTGTCGAGGTTTCCAGTCCGAAACAGGAAACTTTGGGAGGCCGGATCAAGGCATCGCCGCTGGCAAAAAAAGTTGCCGCGGAGCTGAATGTGATTTTATCCTCGCTCACGGGCAGCGGCCCCGGCGGGCGCATCGTGAAAAAGGATGTGTTGGGCGCGGGCCAGAACCGCGGTGGTGGTGGCGGATGGTTTCATCCGTCCGGACCGGTGGCTCAGGACGGGTTGATTCCCCTGACAAACATGCGCAGGACCATTGCCCGGCGCCTGCAGGAGAGCAAGCAGCAAATTCCGCATTTTTACACCGAAATGGAAGTGGATATGGCGGCCTGCATCAAGCTGCGCGAGGAACTCAACGCGCGGCTCGAAAAACAGCCGCAGCCGGCCAAGATCAGCTTCAATGATTTTGTACTGAAGGCCTGCGCGCAAGCCATCCGCAAAGTGCCGTCGATCAATTCTTCATTTGGAGAGGAAGCCATCCATCAGCATGGCAGCGTGGATTTGGCGTTCGGTGTTGCGATTCCCGGAGGATTGATTACTCCGATCATCCGGAACGCCCAGGACAAGAACCTCAAGCAAATCAGCATTGAAGCCAGGGAACTGGCGGGCCGCGCCAAGGAAGGCAAACTCAATCCCCAGGAATATTCCGGCGGCACCTTTACAGTCAGCAACCTCGGCATGTTCGGCGTGGACTGGTTTAGCGCCATTGTAAATCCTCCCCAGGCCGCCATTCTGGCCGTGGGCAACATCGTCAAAAAACCAGTCGTCAACGAGCACGACCAGATTGTCATCGGCTATCGCATGAGCCTTGTGCTCTCGGCGGATCATCGCGTGGTGGACGGCGCCGATGGCGCCAAATTCCTGACCGAGGTCAAGGCCCTGCTCGAAGTGCCGGGATTGTTGCTGGTTTGA